A single Candidatus Liberibacter asiaticus DNA region contains:
- a CDS encoding D-alanine--D-alanine ligase — protein sequence MGSPHVAVLMGGISSEREVSLSSGKACASALEDAGFKVSQIDVDRSVGLVLAHLKPDLAFNVLHGNFGEDGLVQAILELLEIPYTHSGILASALSMDKMRSKQVVSSCGVPVCPSILVNRFTMDSQHLISPPYVIKPLKGGSSLGIIVIKKDQSIPLDLLQSSSWNHGDQLLIEQYVDGIELTCGVMGDASLDVTEIAVPKSDFYSYELKYSSLNSTHVLPAKIPLDIYKEVQRLAFLAHQAIGCRGISRSDFLFDPLSRKVFWLEINVQPGMTPVSIFPEMAAYAGYSFRELLLWMVEDASCLR from the coding sequence ATAGGAAGTCCGCATGTGGCTGTGCTCATGGGTGGCATCTCTTCGGAAAGAGAGGTGAGCCTTTCTTCAGGCAAGGCTTGTGCTTCTGCTCTAGAAGATGCTGGTTTTAAAGTGAGCCAGATTGATGTAGACCGTTCTGTAGGATTAGTTCTTGCGCATTTAAAGCCAGATTTGGCTTTCAATGTCTTGCATGGAAATTTCGGAGAGGATGGACTGGTACAAGCGATACTAGAATTGTTGGAAATTCCTTATACCCATTCTGGAATCTTAGCCTCTGCTTTGTCTATGGATAAGATGCGTTCCAAACAAGTTGTCAGCAGCTGTGGTGTGCCAGTGTGTCCTTCGATTCTCGTTAATCGCTTTACAATGGATTCTCAGCATCTTATATCGCCACCTTATGTCATCAAGCCTTTGAAAGGAGGATCTTCTTTAGGTATTATAGTAATAAAAAAAGATCAATCTATTCCTCTAGATTTATTGCAATCTTCGTCATGGAATCATGGAGATCAACTCTTGATTGAGCAATATGTTGATGGTATTGAATTGACCTGTGGTGTTATGGGAGATGCTTCTCTGGATGTTACTGAAATTGCTGTACCAAAATCAGATTTTTATAGCTATGAATTAAAATATTCATCTTTAAATTCTACGCATGTTTTGCCAGCAAAAATTCCGTTGGATATCTATAAAGAAGTACAAAGATTAGCTTTTTTAGCACATCAGGCTATTGGTTGTCGTGGAATTAGTAGATCGGATTTTCTCTTTGATCCTCTCTCAAGAAAAGTTTTCTGGTTAGAAATCAACGTTCAACCTGGTATGACGCCTGTTTCTATATTTCCAGAAATGGCTGCATATGCTGGATATTCTTTTCGAGAACTTCTGTTATGGATGGTGGAGGATGCTTCATGTTTGCGTTGA
- a CDS encoding DUF4145 domain-containing protein, which translates to MKDDQGQRINFEKCGMLSDRTRYLKQHNLIIEEIFEWSNFVRIEGNKAVHEGQSSIEESDECLEFVNLFCDIVFTLPALIKEKKSTHPNQSRDG; encoded by the coding sequence ATGAAGGATGATCAAGGACAGCGCATAAATTTTGAAAAGTGTGGAATGCTTAGTGATAGAACAAGATATTTGAAACAACATAATTTGATTATTGAAGAAATCTTTGAATGGTCTAATTTCGTCCGTATTGAAGGAAATAAAGCTGTTCATGAGGGTCAGTCTTCTATTGAAGAATCCGACGAATGTCTTGAATTCGTCAATCTTTTTTGTGATATCGTCTTCACTTTGCCCGCTTTGATTAAAGAAAAAAAATCAACTCATCCAAATCAGTCTAGAGACGGATAA
- a CDS encoding terminase large subunit domain-containing protein has product MPRLISTDQKLEQELHEMLMHAECVLSFKNFVMRFFPWGIKGKPLEHFSQPHRWQLEFMEAVDVHCHSNVNNSNPTIFKCAISAGRGIGKTTLNAWMMLWLISTRPGMSIICIANSETQLKNTLWAEVSKWLSMLPHRHWFEMQSLSLHPSGWYAELLEQSMGIDSKHYTITCRTYSEERPDTFVGPHNTHGMAVFNDEASGTPDIINKSILGFFTELNPNRFWIMTSNTRRLNGWFYDIFNIPLEDWKRYQIDTRTVEGIDSGFHEGIISRYGLDSDVARIEILGQFPQQEVNNFIPHNYIEEAMSREAIDDLYAPLIMGCDIAGEGGDKTVVVFRRGNIIEHIFDWSAKLIQETNQEGCPVGSSI; this is encoded by the coding sequence TTGCCCCGTTTGATTTCCACTGATCAAAAGCTTGAACAAGAATTGCATGAGATGCTTATGCATGCTGAATGTGTTTTGAGTTTTAAAAACTTTGTTATGAGGTTTTTCCCTTGGGGGATTAAAGGGAAACCGCTTGAACACTTTTCTCAACCGCACCGATGGCAATTAGAGTTTATGGAGGCGGTGGATGTCCATTGTCATTCTAACGTAAATAATTCTAACCCTACGATTTTTAAATGCGCTATATCCGCGGGGCGAGGTATCGGTAAAACCACCTTAAACGCATGGATGATGCTATGGTTGATATCGACCCGTCCGGGCATGTCGATTATTTGTATTGCGAACTCAGAAACCCAGTTGAAAAACACGTTATGGGCGGAAGTGTCTAAGTGGCTTTCGATGCTTCCCCATCGCCATTGGTTTGAGATGCAGTCGTTATCCCTTCATCCTTCTGGGTGGTATGCGGAATTGTTAGAGCAGAGTATGGGGATAGATTCTAAGCATTATACCATAACCTGTAGAACCTACTCTGAAGAACGTCCTGATACCTTTGTAGGCCCTCACAATACTCATGGGATGGCAGTTTTTAACGATGAAGCGTCGGGAACTCCTGATATCATCAATAAGTCTATTCTTGGGTTTTTCACCGAACTTAATCCTAATCGTTTTTGGATTATGACCTCCAATACTCGTAGGTTAAATGGTTGGTTTTACGATATATTTAATATTCCTCTTGAAGATTGGAAGCGTTATCAAATTGATACACGGACGGTAGAGGGGATTGATTCAGGTTTTCATGAAGGGATCATATCCCGTTATGGACTTGATTCTGACGTGGCTCGTATTGAAATTTTAGGTCAATTTCCTCAACAAGAGGTCAATAACTTTATTCCTCACAATTACATTGAGGAAGCGATGTCTCGAGAGGCGATAGACGACCTATACGCCCCGTTAATTATGGGCTGTGACATAGCGGGAGAAGGGGGAGATAAGACCGTTGTTGTCTTCCGTCGTGGTAATATCATTGAACATATATTTGATTGGTCAGCGAAGCTTATTCAAGAGACTAATCAAGAAGGTTGCCCAGTTGGCTCATCAATATAA